TAACGAGTAATGCCAGAAGGATAGTAAACTATTTCGTTACAGTCTACAGAGCTCTTGTTCAACAAGAGCTTGTACCTTCTAATCACACTGCTTTTACATGGGAAATATGGGAACAAGTGCATATTTTCAGAAAAATACCAAGCAGTCTTCTGCAAAAGGCGTTGGCATGCGTACCTTTTTCTTAGTGGCGACTTCCTCCTCTGGTTTGGGAACGATCTGCTCCTTCTCTGTGAGGATCATCTCAATGTGGCATGGGGAGCTCATGTAGGGGTTGATGCGACCGTGGGCACGGTATGTGCGTCTGCGCATCTTGGGGGCCTTGTTCACCTGGATGTGCTCGATCACCAGGGAGTCTACATCCAGACCCTGTCAGAATAGAGCAAAGATTAAACCGGTTAACAAGTCAAATAATCCACTTACATGGCCAGTTGTCTGTGGGATACAGTACTTAACCTTgacacttgtgggaattggccCATGTGTATAGGGCTAAATTACAATGTTTTTTTACAAAAGAAATACGAAAAGTACATGCAAAGTAGCAATTGACagaatgcagtttattaggctacaaatgAAATAAGCGATGAACTTCacaaggtggtgaaagtgcacagtgattaATGTTCCTCTCCAGGAAATAGAGGGTACTCTTCTGGAGATATACTCGAGGCGTGGCTGCCCTTCGACAAAAAAAATCTCACTCGTCCCTAATAATCTCATGCAGGTCatcctacccacactgtatctgtgagctgtcgGCTAGAGCATACGTGCCAAGACCAGATTGGGCACAGTCGCAATAGAACTTTTGTTTTTGACAAAACCATTTCACTTGTATTTATTtctatgtgcactacgtcatcactcacagccttttatccgcaacaggtcaatttgatggaaacatctctggagggaaaatgcagatattgtttttatgcagatgagaatatttgcataaaaatctgtcgccaattagATAGGAACCTAGTTTACGAAGTACTTTGAGCtatcctagctgtgccgttgaacTAGAGCAGGCACacttgtagtggtttcttttggAACACAACAACGGTCCATTTTAAGTCCCAATCTGAgtcaggtgggcatgatttgaaagcttgttctattaccaacatgactagctaagtaataaaataaaattttacagTGTTAAGGTAATTCAGAGAAACATCGTAATTGGTGGGCATaaagtgaattcggaaagtattgagaccccttcgCGAGTTCCAaatgtgttacattacagccgtattctaaaatggattcaattgcccccccccccccccaatctacacacaataccccataatgacaaagcaaaaaaaggtgacatttttgcaaatcgattaaaaataaaactgaaatatcacatttatattagtagtcagacccttcactcagtactttgctgaagtacctttggcagcaattacagccttgagtcttcttgggtatgacgctacaagcttggcacatatgtatttgggagtttctcccattcttctctcaagctctgtcaggttggatggggagcattgctgcacagttattttcaggtctctccagagatgtttggtcgggttcaagtccgggttctggctgggccactcaaggaccttgagagacttgtcccgaagccattcctgcattgtcttggctgtgtgcttagggtattgtcctgttggaaggtgaacctttaccccagtctgaggtcctgagtgctctggagcagattttcatcaaggatctctatgcactttgctccgttcatcttttcccgcaatcatgactagtctcccagtccttgccactgaaaaacatccccacagcatgatgctgccaccatgcttcaccgtagggatggtattggccaggtgatgagcggtgcctgttttcctccagacgtgacgcttggcattcaggccaaagagttcaatcttggtctggccagtctaccataaaggtttgattggtggagtgctgcagaaatggttgtccttctggaaggtccttccatctccacagaggaactctggagctctgtcggtgaccatcgggttcttggtcagctcccttctcctccgattggccaggcggccagctctaggaagactatTGGTgattacaaacttcttccatttaagaatgatgtaggccactgttcttggggaccttcaatgctgcagaaatgttttggtacccttcccaagatcggtgcctcgacacaatcctcaactgtgggaccttatatagataggtgtgcctttccaaattatgtccaatcaactttatgtaccacaggtggactccaatcaagttgtagaaacattgaggatgagcaatggaagcaggatgcacccgagcactaaaaacctgtttacgctttgtcattatggggtattgtgtagaatCACGACGGGAAAAaaggtaatccattttagaataaggctgtaacgtaagaaaatgtgggaaaagtgaaggggtctgaatacttcccgaatgcacagtagaaaggagtcatgagtgcattcaggtgcgtgtgctGCAGCGAATTCTGTTCTCAATAAACAAGCTAATTTTGTTCAAAGACATGTCATCTTTGTAACTTTACAGCTAAatgtgatcataaacgttgacactatgacatgagttttatgatttggacatgtgaagtgcacatttggacatCTGTTTGGCTTGctacatcaaagcggtatttattataatcctcaacatctcatctGTCAAAATACATTGTCATCTTAGTTTACAGCAATTCCCTCGTTCAAGCAAAATTTGCAAAAGTTCCTCAAACAGCGGGAGGGGTGGAGCAACTTGTCATTCGTGGTGCTCAAGTTCAGGACGGCCATCAGTCAAAACCCATTCAGCGCAGAGCCAGAACTCTGACATGTATTGCATGTCACTGTACAGCCACTACGTTCCAATTTAGGGGCGTATCAGCATACAAATCTAATTCTTTACACTCATATAAGTGTTGAAAATGgcaaagctagaatccttaattgctACATCAATTTTAGGATTAATAATATGTACTCATTGATTCGGGAAGAAAATAAtttctaaatgcctcatgagcttaattcaactgttgtaccccatcagaacccacaaTAAGCTTGTTATAGTCCAATGTTTGAAAAAGTATATTAAACAAATACTATAGCCTCAAAACACGGTTGAACCCAATGCTTATATCATGGATGTCAGTCCATGCATTCAAAGCTCTCGCTTTGAATTTGAAAGGGTTAACATTTCAGGCCCATCCCGCAGCTTTTGACCAAAACAATCTTCTCAatgaaggattccagctttaaattaTATTGTTCATACAAGCATCACGGTGGCTCAGACGTAATTTTTCATGGTTAATACAAAGGTGTCCCAAATGGTCATCGTTGCAATCATGAATTGTGCCCATTTCACAGTTTGAACCCCAACAAGCTTGGTAGCATCATACTTTTCACAAATCTCTCCACTACAGGCATGCCACGATGAGAGGCAGGCCTAACAAAACTATCAACCTTACCTTAAGCTCAGCGTTGCTCTCAGCGTTCTTCAGCATGTGGAGAAGGAACTCTGCACTCTTCTTGGGCCAGCGGCCCTGTGTCCAGTCAAACTGCTTGGCCTGCAGAGGAACAGTTGGGTCAGTCGTGTACAAGACTGGGACATAATAGGTGCCCTCATTTCTGGTCAACATCGGGGAAAATTTATGTAGACATAAGCGCAAATGTGTGGTTGCTCAGCCTCGTTCGTATTTATTTTCATGGGTAATCCAAAGGTGTCCTAAGAAAGTCATCATTGCAACCATTTCATACAGACATGCATTAAAACCATAAGTGCCAGGTCTGATAAGCCAGAAAGATTTTAAGTCATTTCGTGCCCCTCTCCAAAGCCCATgttgaacaaatgtatttttttatttaaagatCCCTTTCATACCTGCTAATCCCAATACTTTTACATGGGAAATATAATAAAGCGTAAACATTGTCAGAAGATAACCAACCAAAGTCCCCTATACACATTTAAATTGAGGCGAGAGTAAATGTAATTGGATTGGCGTTTACCTGGGCACACCTGCCGACACCCCCATTGTAGCGACGGAAGGGAACACACTGGTGCTTGATGGTAACATCCTTCAGGTACTTGGTGGCCTTGCGGATGTGCATGCCTTTGATGGTCTGAGCTGTCTCACGGGTGTTCTGATGGGAAACAAACAAGAAGCATCCATATACTGTAATAGCTAGCTATATCAATAACAGATTGTTATAATTGTCTTGATAGGCATGAATGCAAAATTGCTCagttatttgttagatattgtcACATTTGATTCCAAAGGTCTCCAAAGTTGTCATCAAAGCAATGCATCATACCTTTCAGTCTGCACACATTTATGACTACCAATACATAACAGCAACTAACTCACACACTGATACAACTACAGTAGACAAAATGTCTGAAGGCAACTTCTCATGTGAATCAGAAAAGAGAACACCTTACCTTGAAGTGAACCCGGAGATTAGAACCCCTCGACTTGCATGCTTCAGAAGAAAATACAGCAATGATCAGTGAGGTCACAAGACAGAAATAACCTTACATGGCGAATAAACCATTTATGTGCAAATGTGTGGTTGCTCAGCCTCGTTCATATTAATTTTCATGGGTAATCTAAAGGTGTCCTAAGAAAGTCATCATTGCAACAATGGTTAAGTctgataagctagctagctagttaacttgcATTAGCGAGCTAATGAATAAAGCCAGGGCAACAATCACACTGGTACTCACACTTAGTCGGGTTCTCGGGGTCGAGCGAGTAGCGGACCATTTTCAGAGATCTGCAAAAGATAAACGggttgttaactagctaactaaaacTAGTCGGAGAACGTGTTAGTGTGTTGCTTGACTGAGAAACAAGTCAGACACCTTGGAGGATGCGCTACGTGTTAGTTGATAGATAGCAAACGTTAAACCAGCAACTGTAGGGTAATTACAACCCAAGACAACGAGAAAATCACAAAAGACCACATCACTGGGACTATGTATTTCATCAAAACTCATTCGTAGGGCCGGGGACGACATTATGGTCATGGTTTCGTTAGCAATGCTAAAAGTGGCTGGGGGCCAAGCATATCACAAATATGACTTTTGGTGAAAATAGCCACCGATACACACTTGGACACCGACGTTTCTAAGTAGTggtttaaatacatgtaaattgAACATTTAAGAATCGGGATGCCATAGATATTAAAGCGATTACATGGATTCTCGGCAGCAGTTGAATATCGGCTCACTTACTTTCTAAGGCCGCGGAAGGGAAGAGGTAGAAAGAAGCATTCTGGGAGTGGAAATCGTGAATGTCGTCTCGCGATATATTCAGAGATCTTTGAACGGGATTAGGTGTTCTTCTTTAGTGTAATTTCTGACAGGCATTTATTCCAATACACAGAGTTTACCGCCTCCTGTTGTATTACAAAGACATTACATTCTCGTTTTGAACAAGCACTGTGAAACGTTTATGTACTAGATGCACTGGCGGACTTAACATTAGGCAGAAGAGGCCTCACGTCATCAAGAGGCCTCATGAGCTgggcataaaaataaaaataaacaagtgtcacgggactcgtctgaaggtaaaccGATACCGGGCTGAAAAATGAATGGAATTGAATAGGGAATTTCGTCGTAAaaagttatcaaatcaaatcaaattttattggtcacgtacacatgtttATCAGATATTAATGCAAGTGCAgcaaaatgtttgtgcttctagttccgaccatgcagtaatatctaacaagtaatctaacaatttcacaacaactaccttttacacacaagtgtaaaggaatgaataagaatatgtacataaaaatatatggatgagcgatggccgaacggcataggcaagatgcagtagatggtatagagtacagtatatacatatgagatgagtaatgtaaggtatgtaaacattatataaagtggcattgtttaaagtgactagtgatacatttactaCATCCGTTTATTACATATATGAGTATTTCCCTGTGAAGACTCAGTACACGAAAGAACATTAATATCAACCACACAGTTGTGCTATAATGGGGACATGTTTATATCgcttgatctgtttgactcagagTGCTGAAATTTGGCACACATTCTCAGGGATACGAGTCTAGCTATCCCATGTGATATATCAAACACCACTGGCCCGATTTTGACGacacttgggtgaatgatgcgtcttgccaagGGGATCCATCACTTAGACAATTACACCGATTGGCCCAAGGGGGGTGCTGCATCATTTGTGGGGGGACGACATATTTACTGttgcctttaaaaatatatattttggtttctgTTTTTCAGTCAGAGCAGTTCAGGACCCCTGTCTAAATCAATATAAGAATAAAGGCCTGATAGGACCAATAGTCTAGTATTTTGATGGGATCATATACTGTAAGTAATTCAATGATTAACCCCCACGATGAAATCGGGGAGGTAACTGTGCATCTGTCTCCGTTCTCTAGTACGTTTGTACGTTAGTCACAtgtgatatctcagacagcactagCTGGATTTTgacaaaacttgggtgaatgatgcatcTTGCCAAAGAGATCTGGCATTTACTAAATTCCACTGATTGGTACAAGGTGGGAGGCTGCATCATTCGTGAGGGACAACATGTTTCCTGTTGCCTTGTTTTTCATAAACCACACTAACTACCTTTATATGTATTTAATATAAGATCATGTTCTTGTACTGGAgtttttgcagtggtgtaaagtacttaagtaaaaatacttcaaagtactattttagtagtttttcggggtatctgtactttactatttatatttttgagaacttttacttttaatccACTACATTCCtctaagaaaataatgtactttttactccatacattttccctgacactcaaagtacttgttacattttgaatgctggggttcccgagtggtgcagtggtctaaggcattgcatctcagtgcaaggggcgccactacagttcctggttcaaatccaagctgtatcacatctggctgtgattgggagtctcatagggtggtgtacaattggcccagcatcgtccgggtttggcctgggtaggccgtcattgtaaataagaatttgttcttaactgacttgcctagttaaataaaggttcaaataaaaatgcttagcaggaaaatggtacaattcatgcacttatcaagagaacatgcctctgatctggtggacttgctaaacacaaatgcttcatgatgttggagtgtgcccctggatatctgtaaaaacattttaaaaactagaacattgtgctgtctggtttgcttaatttaaggaatttgaaattatttagacttttactagtagtattttactgggtgacttctactcaagtcattttctattaggaatctttacttttactcaagtatgacaattgggtacctttTCTACCACTGAGTTTTTGGGACCACTCATCTCCACTTCAAATGATTAGGTGTGCTGCTGAGGTCTGTTTTATCACTAGAGGGGCTAATCATTCAAATGCTTGTAGGAGTCTCTGATTTTGTGATGCTGCCACCTTGGCAAATAGTCAACATTGGACCAGCTGTGACGTAAGTAACTGATATACGAGAGCTCCTTTTTATCAGAAAGTGCTGTGAACTAGTCTGTGAAATTCAGGTTGTAAAATATATGGTCTATGCAGCATGTTGTATTTTTTCCCTTGATTCTAGACTGTCTCGATCACCTATATGAGTTCAGCGCATATGTTGTTGTGTGGAATAACTCACCTTAGCAGCACAATATCCTGTATCTCATCCCCTCTTCTCTTGTTGCCCTAGCTAGAACATTATTGATCTCTGACCTGATCAGTTTGCAGTGGAGGTGCCCCCTCTAAGTAGATCTAATGTAGATTCTAGATTAGGAGTTTCAAAAATGGCAGGTCATCTTTTTTTGAACTCTAGTCAATCTAATCAGTGTAATATCCTTGCGTTCTGGCCTGGACTGGGAGtccaggtcaggaacgtgacctCAGCTAATTAAACTGGGTGTGTGTAGTTGGCGGAGATGAGAGTGGTCAttcaatataatatatgccatttagtagaCGCTTTTATTCAAAGTGACGTAGTTGTGCTCATACACTTTATAAAATAttgggtggtcctgggaactgAACCCACTATCATGGCGTTTCAACTAAGCGCCCATGCTCTACTGCTAGAGCAGTTTTACTGCTCAGAGACTACATTCCTGACTTTAATCAATCAAACATGTGATATACACAGTGCTGGGAGACAGTTTGCTGCCATCAGTCATGACTAATCGGCCTCTATGTAAAGTCATTTAAACACAGCGACCAATATCAAATGATCTTTCCCATAAAGATGTATAATCAGTATTAGTGTGTAGAGAAAGACAAATGAAAAAGACACAACGTGGTCATATTTAAACCAGTAGTTGGTTTATTTTGTATTTGGTGCTTTTTATGTTGTGCTGTGAGATAGTTTGACCTGCTACTTATAAAATTGTATGTAGCCTTACTCTCACAATGGCTAAGTGAGCCATGCACAACGTTGCACTGCAAATAATGTCGAAAGAGGGTGGTGACAACTTGTGTCAATATacaaaaataaagatatatacaaAATTAAACTTTTTTCTTGCATGTTTTAAACATATTGCAGTATCTCCCCCATACCAGTGAAAACCATCTTGAAATAAATTCCTCTATTCCAACATGACCAAAGATTATGAAGACTTCAAACTCAATACCTACAGACATCTTTTTTCTGTTTCCTTTAGAGAACATGATCATCTTTTATTTACATACAATGATCATTTTTGAACGAGTCTAAAGTGAAACTGAGTACTTTTCTTACTAAAGCTGAAATGGCAAATCACAAATACGTCACACCATAGTCAGGATATGCTACAATGAAACAAGTCCAGATGAAGTGATGGAATTCAAGATGGAATTTCCTTGGCATAAACACAGTCCACTGACTTCACATAATATGTAATCCCAGCATTTACTTCATATGATACATCTGCCCCTTTGCAAGCTAAAGCAAAAGGTTAAGGTCCGTACATGGGTAACGTGTGTTGTGTTCTTTAAGAGTAGGTGGTATTCATGTGTTTGGCTATACAAGACTGTATTTGGTTTacagacatagaaacagacaggcGGATAGAACCCCACAACTGTCAGTCATAGCATGATATAGTAGGAGGTTCAGTCAGTTCTCTTTCCTATGTTCTTACAATCACAGCCTTTACACGTGGACAGGAAAATGAGCATTACAGGAAATTAGAATGGGGTAGCAGTCCAGCCAAGAGGTCTCCAACATTTCATGACGCCACTAAGTAGTAAAGAGAGAAATCCGTCCAAGTCTTTGCCCCCTCGTCTCTCGATTGTATAATTGATAGCATGGATAGATAGTTGATACGGTGGATTTCCTGTGTTTCGTCTTGGTTAGGTTGTAGGCAGAGGTTTGTCATAGATCTGGAGGGCAGCGTGGAGTAAGAGAGTTGGAAAAAAAGACTGCTTGTTGATGGGTCTTAAAACAACCAAGGTGAAGGTTTGCTTTCAGCCAAAGTCCTGTAATATGGTCTTTGTCATCATAGTGAGGCAGTGTAAGAACAGTTGGATAACctgcaaataaaaaaatacaaagaataTAACATACTCTTACTTATATACTTTGTCATATGTAGTACAGCTTCACTATCATCAATGCTATCAGGTATACTCAATTAAAGGTTAGATGTCGATCCATTTACACAGTATATAGAAGCTTCTAAGCATCTAACCCTCTAGTTACCAACCTATGACCCTTTCTGGTAGATACTTACAGTTATCAGCTCTGCTGCATCCAGCTGACGGTGCATATCTCTGTGACCTTGCATGGCTGTGTCCAGTCTGGCTGCTGCCTGGGTGGGTTGAGGGGATTCAGAGGGAGAGCTGGGGTGTGGGGTTCAGACTCAGGTGTTGGCTAGAGAGCCGGGCGTGAGGGTACAGTCAGACAGGACAGTAGAGGCCAGGCCGCAGGGCTCATTTGAGACAGGGGCTGACCACAGTGGGCGTAGGTGGGTAAACCAGCGCCACGTCGACCCGCTCCAAACCATTCTTTGGGCAGATTATCTCAGTCAGCCCCTCAGGGCGCGGCTGGCTTAGAAGCTCACCTAAGAAAGAGCAagacagggggagggggggggggagagttagTTTTAAAATAATACTCTAATTATCCAACCAACAGAGATTATTTATCCAATGATATCAGGATATAGTGGATTTTGTACAGGATCCAAAATTTGAGCTGTAACAAAATAATTCTTtatttgtccactagatggcaatttCACTGCATTACCACTGATTGCCAGAGCCTGCTACAGAGAAAAATAACTGCATGTTCATTTCCCTTGAGACCTCTGGAGTGGAGGGCTCTAACAGGCTTTGTTTAATAGCTGCAGATCCCCTCATATTCAAAGGGTGTGTCCTCGTCAGCAAAATCACAAGGTACTGGCAGTTTGTTGGGGAATGTATGTTAGTGAGAGGAAGCGCTTGTGCGTGTATGCCTGCGTGTGTTTGAATATGCGCGTGCATGTGAACGTGCATGGGTGTTTATCACCACATGTTCTGTAACCAAGGCCGTTTCCTGACTATCTGCACAGAACAGGCTGTACGTCACATGTTATGGCCTTCTAATTATAGGAAAAACAAAAACGCCCCATTTGTCTCACTAACAGGCCATCTGCAGGCCTTTAACCACTGTGTTGTGTGATTGTGAATGTACAGAAAAACATGCCTGAACTTCATTCTCTATCCAGGACCACTTCATATCGAAAGAGCAACATGTAAAACAGACTTCAGTTGTTGGTAGATTTACTGGTCATCTTCTAGAAAACTAAACCTTAATTATTACCCTTAAAGCCTTAGTTTGTTTGAATGGAGGGATCTATGCGGAACATTTTTGAAAGACTTCTCTGTTTTCAGAACAATAGCAGGAAACAGAGCAGGTGCAGCACGAACAGAATCAGAAACCCAGCTAAAGGTAAAAACAAACATCCCAATTCTCCTTCATTCTCTGCTGCATCCTTAATGGAAAGAGACTGTGGTTCTAAGAGaagtcctgtgtggcacagccAGGGTTCCTCCAAACGCTGTCAGCCAGTTCGCAACTAACAGGGCATGTTGGGATGCTGTGCGTAGGTCTGTTTGTGATGATGGCGGGGTATCGGTCCGATTGAGGCAGGCAGAAACAATGTTGTTACATCATCCGTCACTGAATAAGATTACGGTcatcctgcctggctggctggctgcctctgACAGTAATGCAGTGCAGCACGAGACTACACCCATCAGACAGTGAGTGGGTTTAGTACATGCTCTGTCTGTACACAGACAGTCTGACCACGCACTGCTACTATAGCCAACTGGATAATATACTCACATAGTGCTTGGAAGTCCATGAGACAAACTGTGGTTAAATCCCATCAGTAATACTATGTCACTACATTCTCTATCATTAATGGTTTTATTATAAAATCTCTGTTGTGTGATTTAAAGGCAAACCCAATCAATATGTTgttggggggtggagagagagacagatgttgCATGCTACTTTGACAGAATCATCTATACTCACTGGCTTGTACCATGCTCAGAGCTCACATGATTTGAATGGTTTAGCTATAGGAATGGATTAGGCCCGATGATCCTTTTCCTTGGTTAACCAATGATGCACCCCTCTTGTTTGTCTTTGTTAGTCTGCCTAGATAGCTGACTAATATTGTACTGGCCCATCACCGGCAGGGTCTGATCTGGGCTTATCTGCTACAGAAAAAGATTGACCTGGTTT
This portion of the Salvelinus sp. IW2-2015 linkage group LG4q.1:29, ASM291031v2, whole genome shotgun sequence genome encodes:
- the LOC111961407 gene encoding large ribosomal subunit protein uL22, with translation MVRYSLDPENPTKSCKSRGSNLRVHFKNTRETAQTIKGMHIRKATKYLKDVTIKHQCVPFRRYNGGVGRCAQAKQFDWTQGRWPKKSAEFLLHMLKNAESNAELKGLDVDSLVIEHIQVNKAPKMRRRTYRAHGRINPYMSSPCHIEMILTEKEQIVPKPEEEVATKKKISQKKLKKQKLMARE